In Thermotomaculum hydrothermale, a single genomic region encodes these proteins:
- a CDS encoding ATPase, T2SS/T4P/T4SS family, with amino-acid sequence MKLTVVFKDGSKKEFENLPEKFIIGREPPAHVVLPSPVVSRKHCTVEIENGKVFVTDTSSNGIFIGQNRLERGKKIELPLNNPVIIGEFGLIFTTDEEKGGTQQKLSEPEIKKQRVEVKSHHKKEPKAGKKLTPEQLDALSGIRDKIHKRLLELLDLRWVDFTSKPDEELKNLVNKKLDLILDQMRGDIPAWVDLTTLKKEMLDEVVGLGPLEDFLRDDDVSEIMVIHKDLIYVEKKGKIVETDKRFSSDAALMAIIERIVAPIGKRIDESQPLVDARLKDGSRVNAIIPPLALKGPCLTIRKFGKKNLTIEDLVRFGTLNKPMATFLELCVKGRKNIIISGGTGSGKTTLLNVLSSFIPPNERIVTIEDAAELRLPQKHVVSLESKPPNVEGKGEITIRDLVKNALRMRPDRIIVGECRGGEALDMLQAMNTGHAGSMTTGHANSPDDILRRLETMVLMSGMELPIRAIRDQIASAIDIIVQQQRLSDGSRKITSITEVLGVDDDYNIVTEEVFRFEQAGIDSEGKVIGKHTATGYLPSFLADFKARGIPVPEDLFRV; translated from the coding sequence ATGAAACTAACCGTTGTTTTTAAAGACGGTTCAAAAAAAGAGTTTGAAAATTTACCTGAAAAATTCATTATTGGAAGAGAACCACCTGCCCATGTGGTTCTACCTTCCCCTGTTGTTTCAAGGAAGCATTGTACTGTTGAAATTGAAAATGGTAAAGTTTTTGTGACTGACACAAGTTCAAATGGGATTTTTATAGGTCAGAATAGGCTGGAAAGAGGCAAAAAAATTGAGCTTCCTTTAAATAATCCTGTAATTATTGGTGAATTTGGATTGATTTTTACCACTGATGAAGAAAAAGGCGGGACTCAACAAAAACTTTCTGAGCCTGAAATTAAGAAACAACGGGTTGAGGTAAAGTCTCACCATAAAAAAGAACCAAAAGCAGGGAAAAAGTTAACTCCTGAGCAGTTAGATGCTTTATCTGGTATTAGGGATAAAATCCATAAAAGATTGCTGGAGTTGTTAGATTTAAGGTGGGTTGATTTTACCTCTAAGCCTGACGAAGAATTAAAAAACCTTGTAAACAAAAAACTTGATTTAATTTTAGATCAGATGAGAGGGGACATCCCGGCATGGGTTGACCTTACAACTTTGAAAAAAGAAATGTTAGACGAGGTTGTGGGGTTAGGGCCTTTAGAAGATTTTTTGAGAGATGACGATGTTAGCGAGATAATGGTAATTCACAAAGATTTAATTTATGTTGAAAAAAAGGGTAAAATAGTTGAAACTGACAAAAGGTTTTCTTCAGATGCTGCTTTAATGGCAATTATTGAAAGGATTGTTGCCCCAATTGGAAAGAGAATTGACGAATCCCAACCCCTTGTTGATGCAAGGTTAAAGGATGGTTCAAGGGTTAATGCAATCATACCTCCGCTTGCTTTAAAAGGACCCTGTCTTACAATTAGAAAGTTTGGGAAGAAAAACCTAACTATTGAAGACCTGGTTAGATTTGGGACATTGAATAAACCTATGGCAACTTTCCTTGAACTTTGTGTAAAGGGAAGAAAAAATATCATTATCTCCGGTGGAACAGGTTCAGGTAAAACAACCTTATTGAATGTTTTATCTTCTTTTATTCCACCAAATGAGAGGATTGTAACAATTGAGGATGCTGCTGAGTTGAGGCTTCCTCAGAAACATGTTGTTTCTCTTGAATCAAAACCGCCCAATGTTGAGGGAAAAGGAGAAATCACCATAAGAGACTTAGTTAAAAATGCTTTGAGAATGAGGCCTGACAGAATAATTGTTGGAGAATGCAGAGGAGGGGAAGCACTTGATATGCTTCAGGCAATGAATACAGGGCATGCAGGCTCAATGACAACAGGCCACGCAAACTCTCCTGACGATATATTGAGAAGACTTGAGACAATGGTTTTAATGTCAGGAATGGAATTGCCAATAAGGGCAATAAGAGACCAGATTGCTTCCGCAATTGATATTATTGTCCAGCAACAGAGGCTGTCTGACGGTTCAAGAAAAATTACGAGCATTACAGAGGTTTTAGGGGTTGATGATGATTACAACATTGTTACTGAAGAGGTATTTAGATTTGAACAGGCAGGTATAGACAGCGAAGGCAAGGTGATAGGAAAGCATACAGCAACCGGCTATTTACCTTCCTTCCTTGCAGATTTCAAGGCAAGGGGCATACCAGTCCCGGAAGATTTATTCAGGGTGTGA
- a CDS encoding type II and III secretion system protein family protein, translating to MKRKIFLIFALFLLCFSLMAQEFTLVMGKQKVIPAEGVKSVSSGNPRIVRIVIPKDQSKIILKAVGAGTTTVTLIKQDGSTEELTVNVIAHDPQKIKREVEQLLAGVEGIEIKTVGDKVIIDGEILTEKDNKRIDKVMKLYGDQVVKFAEFNRAYLPKEDNIMVEFNFCEVNTNKMGNYGINWNQAIKPLSVEYAKNFGTGDVVKSTIGIVSNFGQALNIMVGNGDAKVYDTHRVITVSGQPAEYFVGGEFGTRNITQDTSSVVWKKYGTQFKVTPEIDSLNNMRIKIDSEISELSGTMVDGIPALNTRKINTVVRIKEGQTIALGGFIKRIKSQDIQKVPGLGSIPVLGALFRSKQYQNGVTDGVIFITAKRISAEDQDMKQMIDKPIKEFHKEKKKWWQRDKK from the coding sequence ATGAAAAGAAAAATTTTTCTAATATTTGCACTGTTTCTTTTGTGCTTTAGTTTAATGGCGCAGGAATTCACTCTTGTAATGGGTAAACAGAAGGTAATTCCTGCAGAGGGAGTGAAATCAGTTTCATCAGGAAATCCGAGGATTGTGAGAATTGTTATTCCCAAAGACCAGTCAAAGATTATTTTAAAGGCTGTTGGGGCAGGCACAACAACAGTTACATTAATTAAACAGGATGGAAGTACAGAGGAATTAACAGTAAATGTAATTGCACATGACCCTCAAAAGATTAAAAGAGAAGTTGAGCAGCTTCTTGCAGGAGTGGAAGGAATTGAAATTAAAACGGTTGGAGACAAGGTAATAATTGACGGTGAAATACTAACAGAAAAGGATAATAAGAGAATTGACAAAGTAATGAAGCTGTATGGAGACCAGGTTGTCAAATTTGCAGAGTTTAACAGGGCATATTTACCTAAAGAAGACAATATAATGGTTGAATTTAATTTTTGTGAAGTAAATACAAACAAAATGGGGAATTACGGGATTAACTGGAATCAGGCGATTAAGCCACTATCTGTTGAATATGCTAAAAACTTTGGAACAGGGGATGTGGTAAAAAGCACCATTGGTATTGTTTCAAACTTTGGCCAGGCATTAAATATTATGGTAGGGAATGGAGATGCAAAGGTTTATGACACACACAGGGTTATTACTGTATCAGGGCAGCCGGCTGAATACTTTGTAGGTGGTGAATTTGGAACGAGAAATATTACCCAGGATACAAGTTCTGTTGTGTGGAAAAAGTACGGCACCCAATTTAAAGTAACTCCCGAGATTGATTCATTAAATAATATGAGGATTAAAATTGATTCTGAAATTTCCGAATTAAGCGGCACAATGGTTGACGGTATCCCCGCTTTAAATACAAGAAAAATAAATACTGTTGTCAGGATAAAAGAGGGACAAACCATTGCATTAGGTGGTTTTATTAAAAGGATCAAGAGTCAGGATATTCAAAAAGTACCTGGTCTTGGAAGCATTCCCGTCTTAGGTGCTCTTTTCAGGTCAAAACAATACCAGAACGGGGTGACAGATGGCGTTATCTTTATTACCGCAAAAAGAATATCTGCTGAAGATCAGGATATGAAGCAGATGATAGATAAGCCTATTAAAGAGTTTCACAAAGAAAAGAAAAAGTGGTGGCAGAGGGATAAGAAATGA
- a CDS encoding TadE family protein: MTEFVMVIPVYLIMIFGVIFFVKAFFIKQQTISAARYVTIAKGEFKEKDEDIKENLGKIFFNRVDKDKVTFEKVNSSEALDTVFSGHGGDTNEVLGFFLKVLDKISSTKGYKVSYEIEVKGKFTQKIIGNKKKVTISTTYYIDKNTWSHKDVGSFLNFLWDLIKELGGAIGDLF, translated from the coding sequence ATGACTGAATTTGTAATGGTAATACCAGTGTATCTAATTATGATATTCGGGGTAATCTTTTTTGTTAAAGCCTTTTTTATAAAACAACAAACCATTTCAGCAGCTCGATATGTAACAATTGCAAAAGGAGAATTTAAAGAAAAAGATGAAGATATTAAGGAAAACCTTGGAAAGATTTTTTTCAATAGAGTTGATAAAGATAAAGTTACATTTGAGAAGGTAAATAGCTCAGAGGCTCTTGATACTGTTTTTAGTGGACATGGGGGAGACACTAACGAGGTTTTAGGATTTTTCTTGAAGGTATTGGACAAGATAAGTAGTACAAAAGGGTATAAAGTTTCATATGAAATAGAGGTGAAAGGCAAATTTACTCAAAAAATTATTGGAAATAAGAAGAAAGTTACAATAAGCACAACCTATTATATAGACAAAAATACGTGGAGTCACAAAGATGTTGGGAGTTTTCTTAATTTTCTATGGGATTTAATAAAAGAACTTGGTGGCGCAATAGGAGATTTATTTTAA
- the cpaB gene encoding Flp pilus assembly protein CpaB, giving the protein MDKKKAMIFAIIVAVIGVILVQLYIMGEKKKYTDETKLVKVIVAKKNIAAGTPIERSMLTVKKYFREFVPKDAVSVRDVTRILGVPPKVDIKKGEPILASHFREGGVAGLSTKFLSGAILPGERAITVRVDEESGVAGLIRPGDYVDILGTFTKIGGGVASQTVTILQSVPVLAIGSQVGTTLNKKNVRTGRSYRTITLSVTPEEAELIEFARRKTKLVFVLRNPEDTKTKEDIKKVSFSSIFSGDTLKQLQKKRNQMNKKRIEILK; this is encoded by the coding sequence ATGGATAAGAAAAAGGCTATGATTTTTGCAATTATTGTGGCTGTTATCGGCGTAATTCTTGTTCAACTGTATATAATGGGCGAGAAAAAGAAGTATACCGATGAAACTAAACTTGTTAAAGTTATAGTTGCCAAAAAGAATATTGCTGCAGGCACTCCAATTGAAAGGTCTATGCTTACCGTTAAAAAGTATTTCAGGGAATTTGTTCCTAAAGACGCTGTTTCTGTTAGAGATGTTACAAGAATATTAGGCGTTCCTCCTAAAGTTGATATAAAAAAAGGCGAGCCGATTTTAGCATCTCATTTCCGTGAAGGTGGTGTTGCTGGATTATCAACAAAGTTTCTATCAGGAGCAATATTGCCTGGTGAAAGGGCAATTACTGTTAGAGTTGATGAGGAAAGCGGTGTGGCAGGATTGATTCGGCCTGGTGATTATGTTGATATTTTAGGTACTTTCACCAAGATTGGGGGGGGAGTTGCCAGCCAGACAGTAACAATTCTGCAGAGTGTTCCGGTTCTTGCAATTGGAAGTCAGGTTGGTACCACTTTAAATAAGAAAAATGTAAGAACAGGCAGGAGTTACAGAACAATTACATTGTCAGTAACACCTGAAGAAGCAGAATTAATTGAATTTGCAAGGAGAAAAACAAAACTTGTTTTTGTTTTGCGTAATCCAGAAGACACTAAAACAAAAGAGGATATTAAAAAAGTTAGTTTTTCAAGTATTTTTAGTGGCGACACTTTAAAGCAATTGCAGAAAAAAAGAAATCAGATGAACAAAAAGAGAATTGAAATTTTAAAATAA
- a CDS encoding TadE/TadG family type IV pilus assembly protein encodes MIAKLRGLHKNESGQSIVFSAITFLFLAMFVFMVLNVGDVTSKKMRLTNNADAIAVSGATWMCRGYNLTAMLNITQTQVLAIIMLMKSFKRANKIAKALLQAQKAVAEILKDIPYTAAIGAVLYAITVPQQYLIKYVGEKVYEQVLADNLEDNGNGVLWDIEDFLVDAEEIEVKVIPVIAQVEAVKTGLANGATIGFLYPLIPDVDLKLPFIDDDDRKFESLCKPVAHHFNAISRAVDTKIAKIGEIGMEGQKNIEHMPTTSFLASDKVSDILGSIMDILTFGDFGPAPLEYFKAYLFYPLLRAVPPFIGAVYDGVVRATYESMCEGKPGKYSYKKTTSNCNEIKNNADKLTKLTYIKNGGITIRSGVDSLDEILTKESCNCGDPAPCRVLSTYKDINGNDTQDCGYFAGKVSGKDAWLENEATSATLEGDDAKFFFKNIMGKKCDKKKKVRFGLILKPMVSL; translated from the coding sequence ATGATTGCTAAATTAAGAGGATTACACAAAAACGAAAGCGGCCAATCAATTGTTTTTTCAGCAATTACTTTTCTGTTTTTAGCAATGTTTGTTTTTATGGTTTTAAATGTAGGAGATGTTACAAGTAAAAAGATGAGGCTTACCAACAATGCAGACGCTATTGCCGTCTCCGGTGCAACCTGGATGTGCAGGGGCTATAACCTTACGGCGATGTTAAATATAACTCAAACTCAGGTTCTTGCAATAATAATGCTTATGAAATCTTTTAAAAGAGCCAATAAAATTGCGAAAGCATTGTTACAGGCACAAAAAGCAGTTGCTGAAATTTTAAAGGACATACCGTATACTGCTGCAATTGGAGCTGTACTATACGCAATAACTGTTCCACAGCAATACCTTATTAAATACGTTGGGGAAAAGGTTTATGAGCAGGTTCTTGCTGATAATTTAGAAGATAATGGTAATGGTGTCTTATGGGATATTGAGGATTTTCTTGTAGATGCTGAAGAGATTGAAGTAAAGGTTATTCCAGTGATTGCTCAGGTGGAAGCTGTTAAAACAGGGCTTGCTAATGGTGCCACGATAGGTTTTTTGTATCCTTTAATACCTGATGTAGATTTAAAATTGCCATTTATTGATGACGATGACAGGAAATTTGAGTCATTGTGTAAGCCTGTTGCACATCATTTTAATGCTATTTCAAGGGCTGTTGACACTAAAATTGCGAAAATTGGGGAAATCGGGATGGAAGGGCAAAAAAATATAGAACATATGCCAACCACAAGTTTTTTAGCTTCAGATAAAGTATCGGATATTCTGGGTTCTATTATGGATATTTTAACTTTTGGTGACTTTGGCCCTGCACCTTTAGAATACTTTAAAGCTTATCTGTTTTATCCGTTATTAAGGGCTGTACCTCCATTTATAGGAGCTGTTTACGATGGGGTGGTAAGAGCAACATATGAATCAATGTGTGAGGGGAAACCTGGTAAATACAGCTATAAAAAAACTACCTCTAATTGCAATGAAATTAAAAACAATGCAGATAAATTGACAAAACTCACCTATATAAAAAATGGTGGGATAACAATTAGGTCGGGGGTTGATTCGTTAGATGAAATTCTTACAAAAGAATCCTGTAATTGTGGAGACCCTGCTCCCTGTAGGGTATTATCAACATATAAAGATATTAATGGCAATGATACTCAGGATTGTGGTTATTTTGCAGGTAAAGTATCTGGCAAGGATGCATGGCTGGAAAACGAAGCAACTTCTGCTACTTTAGAGGGAGATGATGCTAAATTTTTCTTTAAAAATATTATGGGGAAAAAATGTGACAAAAAGAAAAAAGTAAGGTTTGGGTTAATCCTGAAACCTATGGTTTCACTGTAG
- a CDS encoding DUF192 domain-containing protein: MPVSFNSLNLNLIKKVKLIYSDSTYSIKTLIVCNTFFSRLKGMLFSKENHKNAYLIIPCNSIHTFFMGYSIDVVFLNKSGDIVSQFNVDPFKTKSEKEAFAVLEGTRLLKSNNNIVQVVFLC, encoded by the coding sequence TTGCCTGTTTCTTTTAATAGTTTGAATCTTAATTTAATTAAAAAAGTAAAACTGATTTATTCAGACAGTACTTACTCTATAAAAACTCTTATTGTCTGTAATACCTTTTTTTCAAGGCTAAAGGGAATGCTTTTCTCAAAAGAGAACCATAAAAATGCCTATCTTATTATTCCATGCAATTCAATTCACACATTTTTTATGGGTTATTCTATTGATGTTGTTTTTTTGAATAAATCAGGGGATATTGTTTCTCAATTCAATGTTGATCCGTTCAAAACAAAATCTGAAAAGGAGGCTTTTGCAGTTTTGGAAGGGACAAGATTATTAAAATCTAACAATAATATTGTCCAGGTTGTATTTTTGTGTTAA
- a CDS encoding type II secretion system F family protein, which produces MNPQIYFILATVFLFIAIFLLFYYFLPTEAEVEEFRKQLPTGHLENKKMRTFEESPVMKALYPVIIAFAARAKKMNIPQKYIDLLERRIAAAGYPYGFTSYEYIGYATTIGFIVTVLAAFFTYSMFGSINFIFLIIAFVFGNVFPYFFLANQADERKIKIYKDIPYKLDLLSMAVEAGLDFLSAVKRMVEKDSTKSPLVEEFFQFLQEVRMGKTKQEALLDLAKRADVEALNSIVTAIIQAEKMGTPVAQVLRIQAESLRISRSQKAEKAAGEASVKIMFPLVFILISTVLILFGGIIVKWVRGELF; this is translated from the coding sequence ATGAATCCGCAAATTTACTTTATTCTGGCAACAGTTTTTCTGTTTATTGCAATATTTTTGTTATTCTACTATTTTTTGCCTACTGAGGCAGAAGTTGAGGAGTTTAGAAAACAATTACCTACCGGACATCTTGAAAATAAAAAAATGAGAACATTTGAGGAAAGTCCAGTAATGAAAGCCCTTTATCCAGTAATTATTGCGTTTGCTGCCAGGGCTAAAAAGATGAATATCCCTCAAAAGTATATTGATTTACTTGAAAGAAGGATTGCGGCAGCCGGTTATCCCTATGGCTTTACTTCTTATGAATACATAGGCTATGCAACGACAATAGGGTTTATTGTGACTGTTTTAGCTGCATTTTTTACCTATTCAATGTTTGGTAGCATAAATTTTATTTTTTTAATTATTGCCTTTGTTTTTGGCAATGTTTTCCCTTACTTTTTCCTTGCCAATCAAGCTGACGAGAGAAAAATAAAAATTTATAAAGATATTCCATATAAGTTAGATTTACTTTCAATGGCTGTAGAGGCTGGGCTTGATTTTCTCTCTGCGGTTAAAAGAATGGTGGAAAAGGATTCAACAAAAAGTCCTTTGGTTGAGGAGTTTTTCCAGTTTTTACAGGAAGTTAGAATGGGAAAAACTAAACAGGAAGCATTGCTGGATTTGGCAAAAAGGGCTGATGTTGAAGCATTAAACAGCATTGTTACAGCTATAATACAGGCGGAAAAAATGGGGACTCCTGTTGCTCAAGTTTTAAGAATTCAGGCAGAAAGTTTGAGAATTTCAAGAAGCCAGAAGGCTGAAAAAGCGGCTGGAGAGGCATCTGTAAAGATTATGTTTCCACTTGTCTTTATTCTTATTTCGACAGTTTTAATTCTTTTCGGTGGTATTATAGTTAAATGGGTGAGAGGAGAGTTATTCTAA
- a CDS encoding type II secretion system F family protein → MMDTIIFWLSNLLIFAGFAMFGYSIYEAVLLGYKKYKEGYIKKVGNELNKNFMAYSPERFYKNTILAAVGMAIVGYLLFDSVLFLILFGAIGYFLPKMFLYMTARKRAEKLEVQLVDALYVLSNSVSAGLTLPQACEVVSKQLVPPVSQEFGLLVNEIRLGVPFDKALENMAERLRSNNFDLLVTAILISRQTGGNIAEIFKKLAESIKEIMRLEAKVKALTAQGRMQAVVLGGMPFALAFVLASISPDLMQPLFNTPQGTVILFVAALFWLLGIYFLRKVINIDI, encoded by the coding sequence ATGATGGATACAATAATTTTCTGGTTGTCTAATTTATTGATATTTGCTGGCTTTGCAATGTTTGGCTATTCAATTTATGAAGCAGTGTTGTTAGGATATAAAAAATACAAAGAAGGTTATATAAAGAAAGTAGGGAATGAGTTAAACAAAAATTTTATGGCCTATTCTCCTGAAAGGTTTTATAAAAACACTATTCTTGCAGCAGTTGGAATGGCAATTGTTGGTTATCTATTGTTTGATAGTGTTCTATTTTTGATTCTTTTTGGCGCAATAGGGTATTTCTTGCCCAAAATGTTTTTGTATATGACTGCAAGGAAGAGGGCGGAGAAGTTAGAAGTGCAACTGGTTGACGCTTTGTATGTACTGTCAAATTCAGTATCCGCAGGGCTTACCCTTCCACAGGCATGTGAGGTTGTGAGTAAGCAGCTTGTTCCTCCTGTTTCCCAGGAGTTTGGTTTGCTTGTAAATGAAATAAGGCTTGGTGTCCCATTTGATAAGGCTCTTGAAAATATGGCAGAAAGACTTCGTTCAAATAATTTTGATTTGCTTGTTACCGCTATTTTAATATCAAGGCAAACAGGTGGAAACATTGCCGAGATTTTTAAAAAATTAGCTGAATCCATTAAAGAGATAATGAGATTGGAAGCTAAAGTAAAAGCATTAACCGCGCAGGGAAGAATGCAGGCGGTTGTTTTAGGGGGGATGCCTTTTGCTCTCGCTTTTGTTTTAGCGTCCATTTCTCCTGATTTGATGCAACCTCTGTTTAATACTCCTCAAGGGACTGTGATTTTGTTTGTGGCAGCACTTTTCTGGTTGTTAGGTATTTACTTCCTGAGAAAAGTTATAAACATAGATATTTAA